The following are encoded in a window of Ictalurus punctatus breed USDA103 chromosome 13, Coco_2.0, whole genome shotgun sequence genomic DNA:
- the LOC108273862 gene encoding zinc finger protein 503: MITAHSGHFLHLDCLQPLASSESFSHIELDATKSPLALLAQTCSQIGKSDPFSSTNSSNDSGPLKVCNISCYSKSAEKKNSDPLTDGRCVLRTQSSSCRPFAVCCPKIQDDDAKNDSDGVKSSSETSEAIRSGSSEINRKTKPAPERKSSSSETSVAFSPPSSHGLGFPTFPTLPLPPFPRSCASFPQPVLPALNNTPGTSIISTGPCGDPYCLGYHCAASLKSTFPLLYPSHVLPSSSTSAFTIFPHGLMHPHELQSSVFNSVSANSSETNLSSSVGSHMHIAPTLRNPHHTLGLGTRYHPYFKNPFPIPSNSYYSLHGLYGQRIHLAPKGEPKGSV, encoded by the exons ATGATCACAGCACATAGCGGACATTTTCTACACCTGGATTGTCTCCAGCCGCTGGCTTCATCAGAGTCTTTCAGCCACATTGAG ctgGACGCCACAAAGAGTCCACTGGCTCTCCTGGCACAAACGTGTTCGCAAATCGGAAAATCAGACCCGTTTTCTTCCACCAACTCATCGAACGACTCTGGACCTCTGAAGGTCTGCAACATCAGCTGTTATTCCAAATCAGCAGAGAAGAAAAATTCAGACCCTTTAACTGACGGTCGGTGTGTTTTGAGGACACAGAGCTCCAGCTGCAGACCATTTGCCGTATGTTGTCCTAAAATTCAGGATGACGATGCGAAGAACGACAGCGATGGCGTTAAAAGTTCGAGTGAAACGTCCGAGGCGATCAGAAGTGGAAGTTCGGAGattaacagaaaaacaaaaccggCGCCTGAAAGAAAGTCCTCGTCGTCCGAGACGTCAGTAGCATTTTCACCTCCTTCCAGTCACGGACTGGGTTTTCCAACATTTCCCACACTTCCTCTTCCGCCGTTTCCAAGAAGCTGTGCGAGTTTCCCTCAGCCGGTTTTACCCGCATTGAACAACACACCAGGGACATCCATCATTTCCACTGGTCCGTGTGGAGACCCGTACTGCCTCGGCTATCACTGCGCTGCGTCTCTAAAATCCACCTTCCCTCTTCTGTACCCTTCTCACGTGCTTCCTTCTTCCTCCACGTCTGCGTTTACGATATTTCCACACGGGTTGATGCATCCTCACGAGCTCCAGTCAAGTGTTTTTAACAGTGTTTCGGCTAATTCCTCCGAGACCAACCTTTCTTCCTCAGTGGGTTCTCATATGCACATAGCGCCGACTCTCAGGAACCCACATCACACACTCGGACTTGGCACTCGGTATCACCCGTACTTCAAAAACCCTTTTCCAATACCTTCAAACTCATATTATTCTCTACATGGACTTTATGGACAAAGGATCCATCTAGCACCCAAAGGGGAACctaaaggttctgtgtag